The sequence below is a genomic window from Zygosaccharomyces rouxii strain CBS732 chromosome D complete sequence.
TACTGGAAGTACGATAACTTTCTAATGTCGACTGCAATTTATCACAAAGTTTACTATTCAAAAAATCCTTAACAGAATGGCTAAACTCTTGCAGTTTCTCATGATCCATTGGTGCTCTGTAGTATCCATCGGAAAAGTATAATGGCGTTAAGCTGTCCTGGAGTTGTCCCAATGTTCTACTGACATCTGGAAGCGGCAGTTGGGATAAGGACGATTCCCATGCATAGGTTGAAACAGTATTGtcatctaattcttgtatTGATGGCATCTTTGGTATTCTCTATACAAGTACGGTACCAGTAGTACTTCccatttcaaatgattCATTTAGTAAAATGTATACGTATGAGAATTAAATATCCAGCACTCTAACAGCATCCATGGTCATCCAAAGTTCTAAAAGGCCCATTAATCCCAGAGGCCATCAACTCCCTTCCCCTCGACAGATCCTAGCAACCGTTGTTAAGAGTCTTCTGATATACCCTTTGATAATGGCAGGTAAAAGATGACCATTGGACCTTCCGGAGGGTAACCCCATAGTAGACCATAGACCATAGTGAACTACAAGCCATGGTATCGATTCTCGAGTTCAAGTATAGCCTAAGATTAATACTGAGATCTATTAGACACTGTAGGGTGTTTTATAAAAATACATATCCAACCCCCCATACAACGACGATTGTAAATGATTTCTAACTCGCTGCAACGTACAATTATATTATATAAAAAGATAGACAAGTGTACAATTTCCCCCTCTTAACGGTTGGACTTGGCAACACGTTCCAATTCgtccttcttcttgatgGCGTAAGAAGTGGAGGAACCCTTAGCGGCGTTGATCAACTCTTCAGCCAAAGTTTCAGCGATGGTCTTGATGTTTCTGAAAGCAGCTTCTCTAGCACCGATAGTCAACAAAGCAATAGCTTGGTTAACTCTTCTCAATGGAGACACATCAACGGATTGTCTTCTAGCggcaccaccaccaccgacTCTGGTAGTGTCTTCTCTTGGACCGGTGTTAGTGACAGCATCGACGACAACTTGCAATGGGTTTTGGTCAGTCAAAACGTTGATGATATCAAGAGTGTGCTTTAGGATTCTTAGAGCTTTCAACTTCTTACCGTTGTTTCTACCATTCATCATCATAGAGTTGGTCAATCTTTCGAAGATTGGGCATTGAGCCTTTCTGAATCTCTTGTTGGCGTAACGGCCAGCAGTGTGAGGGACAAAGATTGGTTGTCTGATTTGAATGTAGTCAACCAAAGATGGGTCTTTGACTTCAACACCCTTGTAAGACCATTTgttaaacaatttgatctCTTGTTGACCCTGTTGAACCTCCTCTGGGATTGGAGTGGCCAACTTAACAGGAGTAAATTCCTCAACGACTTCGAACTCTTCCTGAGCTTCAACTGGAGCTTCAACGTCAGACATATTGGGCTTGGTAGGGTCTCTTTACGTTATTCTTAGGGCCTTGCAACCTGCgattccaaatcctttgatAGCTTCCTATGGGTTCGTGATGGGTAGGTACgtttgaaatttcaccaacacGATGCGTCGGAACGGCTCTTTGCGTGGTGAGAAAGgtcttcctcttcctttgCCTCGCGTAGGCGGAGATTGTGTGGTGGCCCTGCCTAGGTGCTAGGTGGAAGCTAGACCTAACCCCCGCCGCAATCCCTGCCTAGGGCGCCGAGACCCGTACAGTGACGCTCCACCTAGCATCGCTCTGTCTCGAAAATCTCTTTGCCCTTTCCTCcgaaaagaagaagaagaaaaaaaaagaagtattATTCGGATGTACAGGTTTAAATGTAAAAAACTTCTCAGTGGACAATGTACGGATGGACAGTCATGCTAAAGAGCACGATGATTTACACCGGTgtaaatcaaaaaaaaaaaaatggattggGTATACGATGTGATACGATACGATACGATATGATATGATATGATACGAATATATAAGTTATTGACAATTTTTACAGATCTTCTTCATGGTCAAGTAGCCAAAATGGCTGGCTCGGGATAATCCCTATCCTTTTACCGTCTTCTGTAGCGATATAGAATGgtttatcatcttcctcaCTATGGAATGCCCTTTTGAAATGCTCAATACGTAACATTGCAACACCTTTATTGCCTTCACTGGCAATTAGGGAACCTGCGGGTCTTTGACGTTTAGGAGTTTTAGTGTTCCCAAAGGGATTAGAATTAGCACTTGGTTTGCGAGTTTCATTTGGATCGGGTTCCATGCTAATATCAGGGTACTGTTTGCCCTGCGGTAATGGATAATTCTCAGGATTGAACAAAGTTACTGGAACCAGTCTTTTTCTCAAAATACCTGTTGCAAAAGTTCTAGCGGTTAGTTCTTGGCCGATATAACAGCCTTTATCAGCACTTACAGCATTGGGTAAAAAATCGAAATTTAATTCTAATGGCAGTAATGATTCTGCTGTGTAGTCCTGGACACTATCAACATAACCCTGCTCAAATCTTAATCTTCTAAAGAATGCAGGATCTACTTCTTCAAGCTTAAATTCAAAGGGGAAGCCTTGTGGGTTTAAAATCGATTTTAAATCGACACCATTCTTAGTGACAACTCTAAACTGTTGACCCATAGATCCATCTGCTTCAATTAATTGGTCTGTACGTCTTTCGATATACATGGCAATAACTTGAGCTTCATTACCTTGGAATAGAGCTGATGCCAAACCGGCGGCAAATGCTTGCGCATCTTGAGGGTTTTTCGTCATGGTAGATGGTTCCAAAACGTTAGAAATCCAGGGattctcatcttcagcCTGTAAACCTGGTAACAGAATTCTCATATCCCAAGAGGTAAATCCACCTTCATATAATTTAGTCTTAACTTTACTAGTGAGAACGTGTAGATCTAACATTTTATTCAGCgttgaaccaattgatgGATCAAACTCCAAAAGATACTCTGGCCATGCCATGGATTTTTTGGTTCCATGACACAGTGGTGATGGATAAAGAAGGGTATCAGTTAAAAGACGACCTTTACTATTAAGTATTCCGGTATAAGTACCAAATCTAGAGATATAAGAGCCATTATAACCCATTTCGTTGAAAACCCCCCAATTACTATGAGTTTCATCAAAGTCTAATTCTAATTGGTTATTTTTATCCTCTTGATGGGGGTTAATAGTTGTCAAGTTCTTCTTTGTAAAGGCTGGTAATAGTTTCGATGTAACTAGTCCATTTAAAAACTTGGGAGCTTCAGGTCCACGTATCTTTAAGAACGATTTTTTATTAGAAGCATATTGTAATGTAGCATGGTTAAATCTTCGTGCTATTGTTACAGCTTTCATCTATTCATCTAGCTCTTATGATCCTTCTGTATGCTTGTCTTGTAGAAGATTTACCTTAATGATTAAGAGACTTCGACATCTATCCATGTGTAATAGTCAGAAGTAAAAAGAAggcaaaaaaaaaaaagaaaagaaaaaaggaCCCTTCCAAATGGCCAATTATTTCTTGATTATACGACAAGAAAATTAAGAATATCAATCCTATCATATCTATTTTATTCATTCTTGCTCATCATCAGTAAAATAGGAATAAGAATTATGACTTATTCCCTAAAATACCGTGACTCGCCCTGTGTTCGAATATAAAAAGTACGTATCTTTTAACAAGTCACATTAAAGACCACCAGATCGTTTGTtattcaatgaattttaaCTTTAGTTACCACCAGCagccaatttttcagcctTAGCGATAACATCCTCAATACCACCAACCATGTAGAAGGCATTTTCTGGCAAGTGATCGTATTTACCATCCAAAACTTCCTTGAAAGATCTGATAGTGTCCTTTAATCTAACCAGTTTACCTTCGATACCGGTGAAAACTTGAGCGGTAGCAAATGGTTGAGACAAGAATCTTTGGATCTTTCTTGCTCTTTCCACGGTTAGCTTGTCTTGTTCAGACAATTCATCCATACCCAAAATGGCAATGATATCTTGCAAAGATTTGTAAGCTTGTAGAGTCATTTGAACGTTAGATGCAGTGTTGTAGTGCTCTTCACCAACGATAGAAGCGTCTAACAAACGAGATTTGGAATCCAATGGATCCACGGCTGGGTAAATACCCAATTCAGAAATACCTCTGGACAACACGGTGGTAGCGTCCAAGTGGGCAAAAGTGGTGGCAGGAGCAGGATCAGTCAAATCATCTGCTGGCACGTAGACGGCTTGGACGGAGGTAACGGAACCCTTTTGAGTGGttgcaattctttcttgCAAAGCACCCATATCAGTAGACAAAGTTGGTTGATAACCGACAGCAGATGGAATACGACCCAAAAGGGCAGACACTTCGGAACCAGCTTGGGTAAATCTGAAAATGTTGTCAATGAAAAGCAAGACATCTTgaccttcttcatctctgAAGTATTCAGCCACGGTCAAACCAGTTAGAGCAACTCTGGCTCTAGCTCCTGGTGGTTCGTTCATTTGACCGAAAACCAAGGCGACCTTAGATTCACCCTTCAAGTCAATGACACCAGTTTCCATCATTTCACGGTACAAATCGTTACCTTCTCTGGTTCTTTCACCGACACCGGTGAAAACTGAGAAACCACCATGGGCCTTAGCAATGTtgttaatcaattcttggatGAAAACGGTTTTACCgacaccagcaccaccgAAAAGACCAATCTTACCACCTCTAGCGTAAGGAGCTAACAAATCGACAACCTTAATACCGGTTTCCAAAACTTCAGAGTTAGTGGATTGCTCGACAAATGATGGTGCTTCAGCGTGAATTGGTCTTCTAACTGTAGTGTTGATTGGAccagcttcatcaattggttcACCAATAACGTTGATAATTCTACCTAGGGTTTCCTTACCAACTGGGACGGAAATTGGAGCACCAGTATCAGAGACAGGAGCACCACGAACTAGACCACTGGTACCATCCATGGCAATTGCTCTAACGGTGTTTTCACCCAAATGTTGAGCAACTTCCAAAACCAATTTACCTTGAGgtctttcaatttctaGGGCGTTCAAAATTTCTGGcaaattttcttgatcGAATTGAACATCCACGACGGCACCAATAACAGCTCTAACTTTACCGTTAGTAGCGGCAGCAGAGGCTAAACCTCTAACACCGGTAAATGGAACCGAACGACGTGCAGCTTGCAAAGCTGCACGAGAGGAAGCAGGGAAAAGCTTGGGTAAGACCATCTTTTACTGAAAATCTTATGATCTAGAGGAATTTAATGCAACTCTCTAGTTTTCCAAAAACTCAACTATTGAGAATTGTGTGTTCAGAGTTAGTAGTGTTAAAGGAGAGTGTATTATGTTATAAGTAAGTGTAAGACCTTCCCTATGCAAGACACCGTCGAACAGAGAACGCGGCGGTTGGTGccttttttgaaaaaaaatatagaaAAAGGTTTTTTCTCCTGCTATTGGCTGTGGTGTTGGGTATTTGTAGTTTGTGAGATCTGATTGGCGGATAGGAAGGAGGGTAACCATCTCGGCGGCTATAGAAAAAGGGGTGTTCTGGATCACGTGTGTGTGAAGGTCCCAAATGTTCGTCTTATGTGATGATGGACCTTGTGGTATtcacgtgatattcacgtgaGAGTTTGCTCTCCATTTATTACGGTCTATGCATACAAGTATTACTAGTTGTAACTACATTTTGACAAGTCTTTGTTTCATTATTTCAACGAGCTGATTGTTTTCTATGTCGGTTCTCAATTGTGTGACCATTATGCTGTTTTCCGTGACTCAAAATTGTTAATTTTACATTTTGTCGTTAAATCTTCGTATACGCTACATAGATCAACAgatcaataccaataaAGTAACATGATAATACCGccaaaattcaaatatacGTTGAAATATAAACGGAACAAGATCAGTTCCATTGATCctgatcttgatcttgatcCTGTTTCTATGATTTCAGAGGACGCCAATCTCCAGATTCTCTCAGGATGTTCTATAAGACTATATCAAGTAAAAGTTTAATaggttttgaagaataCGAACTTACTTCGTTGACAGAGGTACCACTGCTAGGTAGAACAGGGCTTATCAAACGTATAAGACTGAGACTGAAGAGTcgatttcaaaaaatatttggaagacAAGATCGCAGGATAATATATAGACAGCATGTTTAACACAACACGAATAAACGTCATTATTTCTTACCCAGTTCTGCAGCAACTCTTGTGGCTTCTTCAACACCTCTAATTATACCACTTTTGACACCACGATCTTCCATTTCTACGAGCCCAGCAATCGTGTTACCGCCAGGTGTACATACTTGATGCTTTAAAACGCTTGGATGCGCACCAGTTGCAAGTAACATCTTCGAAGTACCTTCCACAACAGTTGCTGCTAATCTCCTGCTCTGTTCTAATGGAATACCCATCTTGATACCACCTTCCATCAGTGACTCCATCCACAAGAGGGCGAACGCAGGTCCTGATCCAACTAGCGCAGTAGCCGCGTCCATGTTCTTCTCTGGCAATTCAACACATAGTCCCAAGTGCTGGAACAACTCCTGAGATCTCTGCTTTTGGAATTCACTGGTATTTGTGGAGTGAGAAATGACTGCAGACCCCCATCCGAATTTAGCTGGAGTATTGGTCATAACTCTTGAAACACTGGGAGGATTAGCGATCTTTGATTGGATTTGATCAATGGTCCATCCTGCAGCCAAGGAAATGACTTGTTGCGCTTCCCTAAATACACTACTGTAGTCCTTTAACActtgttccaattggtaTGGTTTAGTACCCACAACAACGACTTCA
It includes:
- the RPS5 gene encoding 40S ribosomal protein uS7 (highly similar to uniprot|P26783 Saccharomyces cerevisiae YJR123W) encodes the protein MSDVEAPVEAQEEFEVVEEFTPVKLATPIPEEVQQGQQEIKLFNKWSYKGVEVKDPSLVDYIQIRQPIFVPHTAGRYANKRFRKAQCPIFERLTNSMMMNGRNNGKKLKALRILKHTLDIINVLTDQNPLQVVVDAVTNTGPREDTTRVGGGGAARRQSVDVSPLRRVNQAIALLTIGAREAAFRNIKTIAETLAEELINAAKGSSTSYAIKKKDELERVAKSNR
- the IBA57 gene encoding Iba57p (similar to uniprot|P47158 Saccharomyces cerevisiae YJR122W CAF17 Mitochondrial protein that interacts with Ccr4p in the two-hybrid system 3'-untranslated region contains a putative mRNA localization element common to genes encoding mitochondrial proteins); this encodes MKAVTIARRFNHATLQYASNKKSFLKIRGPEAPKFLNGLVTSKLLPAFTKKNLTTINPHQEDKNNQLELDFDETHSNWGVFNEMGYNGSYISRFGTYTGILNSKGRLLTDTLLYPSPLCHGTKKSMAWPEYLLEFDPSIGSTLNKMLDLHVLTSKVKTKLYEGGFTSWDMRILLPGLQAEDENPWISNVLEPSTMTKNPQDAQAFAAGLASALFQGNEAQVIAMYIERRTDQLIEADGSMGQQFRVVTKNGVDLKSILNPQGFPFEFKLEEVDPAFFRRLRFEQGYVDSVQDYTAESLLPLELNFDFLPNAVSADKGCYIGQELTARTFATGILRKRLVPVTLFNPENYPLPQGKQYPDISMEPDPNETRKPSANSNPFGNTKTPKRQRPAGSLIASEGNKGVAMLRIEHFKRAFHSEEDDKPFYIATEDGKRIGIIPSQPFWLLDHEEDL
- the ATP2 gene encoding F1F0 ATP synthase subunit beta (uniprot|Q76FP6 Zygosaccharomyces rouxii ZrATP2 Mitochondrial ATPase beta-subunit); the protein is MVLPKLFPASSRAALQAARRSVPFTGVRGLASAAATNGKVRAVIGAVVDVQFDQENLPEILNALEIERPQGKLVLEVAQHLGENTVRAIAMDGTSGLVRGAPVSDTGAPISVPVGKETLGRIINVIGEPIDEAGPINTTVRRPIHAEAPSFVEQSTNSEVLETGIKVVDLLAPYARGGKIGLFGGAGVGKTVFIQELINNIAKAHGGFSVFTGVGERTREGNDLYREMMETGVIDLKGESKVALVFGQMNEPPGARARVALTGLTVAEYFRDEEGQDVLLFIDNIFRFTQAGSEVSALLGRIPSAVGYQPTLSTDMGALQERIATTQKGSVTSVQAVYVPADDLTDPAPATTFAHLDATTVLSRGISELGIYPAVDPLDSKSRLLDASIVGEEHYNTASNVQMTLQAYKSLQDIIAILGMDELSEQDKLTVERARKIQRFLSQPFATAQVFTGIEGKLVRLKDTIRSFKEVLDGKYDHLPENAFYMVGGIEDVIAKAEKLAAGGN
- the PRO3 gene encoding pyrroline-5-carboxylate reductase (similar to uniprot|P32263 Saccharomyces cerevisiae YER023W PRO3 Delta 1-pyrroline-5-carboxylate reductase catalyzes the last step in proline biosynthesis), with amino-acid sequence MGYTLLILGAGVMGQAVLSAVYNAPHVADANKSSQYPSQIITVNNSVKSSERVKQLVQSFGNSPNGISVRCETKLDKSVKPEVVVVGTKPYQLEQVLKDYSSVFREAQQVISLAAGWTIDQIQSKIANPPSVSRVMTNTPAKFGWGSAVISHSTNTSEFQKQRSQELFQHLGLCVELPEKNMDAATALVGSGPAFALLWMESLMEGGIKMGIPLEQSRRLAATVVEGTSKMLLATGAHPSVLKHQVCTPGGNTIAGLVEMEDRGVKSGIIRGVEEATRVAAELGKK